The DNA region TCAGTATGAGCTTACCTCCGAGCATCCCCAATTCCTCGACCGCTATAGCTGCTGAAGGTCCACCTATACCGTGCGTAGCTACAGTAACTCTAGTGCCCTCGAAGAGGCCCGTGTAAGTATTGAAGCCCCTGTTACTGTTAACTAGTTTAGAATCCTCGATAAGTTCCTCTGCTATCAAATCAGCTCTCTTAGGGTCTCCGACAGCTACTATACGTTCAGCAACATCCCCCGGTTTCGCTAGGATGTGATATGGCCTCTTAGCTAACTCGTGCTTGGAGATCTTGAGCATACATCAAGATAAGGGATCTGATTATAAGTCTTCTCTGATCGCCTAATTAGCATTGGTCACTCGGTATAATGCGAGAAAAGTAAATAAGTGAGTGGAGCTGGGGATCCTTATGGGCATAGAGGATTTCATGAGGAGTGATAACGTTGTAGCAGTCGTCGGAGTATCTAGGAACCCGGAGAAGTGGGGTTACAAGCTCTATAAGTTCTTCAAGGGGAAGTACAGGAAGGTATATCCCATAAACCCAGCTGTGGAGGAGATAGATGGGGATAAGGTTTATCCTAACTTGAGGAGCCTCCCCGAGGTGCCCGATGTCGTCGATATAGTGGTCCCGCCTAATGTAGCTAGGGAGATAGTGAAGGAAGCTATAGAAGTGGGAGTGAGGCGTATCTGGTTCCAACCCGGATCCGAGGATGAGGAAGCTATAAAGATGTGCGAGGAAGCTGGTATCGAAACTGTCTGGGGAGCATGCCTCATGGAGAGCATTATCAAGGGGCCTCCGAAGATGGGCGCTTTCTTCTCCCCAAGTAGTGGCTGATCGAGGAGAACAGGGAGAGGGATAGCACCGATATACCGGAGGCCTCAGCTACAGCTGCTGATGGCCAACCTGAAGTGAGATCGATAGCTAGAGCTACTATCGGGGAGAGAGCGGAGGGAATCGATATCAATAGTCCCCTTATCCTATCTCCCTTCAGTGATATAGCGACTCCCAGAACTGAAAATCCGAAGAAGGATTGTAAGAAGAACCATGTGGATACGAAATTGTGGGGCTCCGTGCCCCCTGGGAAGAGGCCTATTAAGGCTAGGAAGATGGATGCTGTAATCAGGAGCCCCGAGGAGAGGGCCTCGAGCTTGTGGGAGGAGGCCTCATAAATGCCTATGGAGTACAGCATGAGGAATATGGAAGAGAGGATGAGGCCCCCGTTGTAGAGCCACGGAAATCTAGCTTTCTCAACCCCGAAATCGCTGAAAGCATCCTTCCAGAAGTCGAACCATGGGTTGAGGGCCCAGCAGAGGGCTATGGTCATCAGGGCTATCGAGAGGGATACTATGCCAGCTAGGATCTTCATAGAGCATCATAGCGGTGGATCTTAAAAGGATGTCAGATCTCCATCGATGGATCCAGATTCACTTTAGATGCTGAGAAGTTGCTCTCGAGCTGTTCTAAGCTCTTAGCTCCGGGTATAGCTAAAACCCCCTCCTTCCTTATGACCCAAGCTATAGCCAATTGGGCTGGCGTCAGTCCCATCTCCTCAGCCCTCTCCTTCAGCCTCTCTACCACATCCCAATCTATCTTACCGTAAGATAGGGCCAGGAATATCCTCCTCTTCAGATTTGAGGGGCCCCTCCCGGGCCCGTACTTCCCCGTTAAGAGCCCCTGGGCCAGGGGGCTGTATGCTATCACGCTCAACCCCTCCCTGAGGCAGTAAGGTATCACATCCATCTCAGCTCCCCTCTTGAGGAGATTGTACTCTACCTGGTTAGAGGCTATATCGACTTTGCTCAAGTAACTCCTGGCCCTCTCCAGTTGTTTGACGGAGAAGTTGCTCACTCCTATGCTACCTATCCTCCCCTCCTCCACCTCCCTCTCCAGGGCTCTCAGGGCCCCTTTGAGCGGGAATATCGGGCTGGGCCAGTGGATCTGGTATAAGTCTATCCTGCTCACGCCCAGCCTCCTCATGCTCCCCCTGAGGGCTTTCACCACTTGATGAGGGGTCAGCCTCCAGGGGTAAGGGAACACTTTGGTGGCGAGCACTACCTCATCCCTATCCAGACCCTTCAGTGCCTTCCCTACTATCTCCTCGGATCTCCCATTCCCGTACATCTCCGCAGTATCTATGAAGTTTATACCGAGCTCAATAGCTCTTCTAATTATCTTTATCGCTCCATCCTCATCCAGCTCCTTCCCCCATCCCCAGTAACTAGATCCGAATTGCCAGGTCCCCAAGCCTATTTTAGATACCTTGATATTAGTCCTGCCCAATCTCTCGTACTTCAAGTTCCCCCCGGGCCCCATCTCAAGAACTTTTTAAAAATTCCCTGAGTTAAGGGATTATGAGTGTCATCAAGTTCCTCAGCGATTTGATTAGGGAACCCAGTCCCCCGGGTGAGGAGGGAGGGGTCGCATCTATCATCAAGGAGGAGATCTCGAGGCTCGGGGTCGATGAAGTGAGGATAGATCACGTTGGGAATGTGATAGCTAGAGTAGAGAGATCCGGGGATCTCCTCATCCTTTTGGATGCTCACATGGATACGGCCCCGGCCGGGGATAGAGGAGCGTGGAGGAGGGACCCCTTCTCCGGGGAGGTAGTGAATGGCCACGTTTACGGGAGGGGCTCAGTGGATACGAAGGGCAGCTTAGCTGCGATGGTATACTCCATCCCCTTGCTCAGTGAGAGGGGTCCGGATCTCGTTTACGCTTTCGTGGTCCATGAGGAGGATCACGAGGGCTTCGGCGTCCGACATGTGATCAATTCAATGGAGAAGCCGGATCTCGTCATCCTGGGTGAGCCCACCTCTCTGAATATCGCTAGGGGGCACAGGGGGAGGGCGGAAGTGCTAGTAGAGTTTCGAGGAAGAGCAGCTCATTCCAGTATGCCCGAGTTAGGGGTTAACTGCCTTTATGAATTGTGCGAGTATTTGGAGGAGCTCAAGGGGATTGAGATGCCCTCCCACCCCCTGCTGGGATCTGCTTCAGTGAGCCCGGTGAGAGTAGATGTTAGCCCTGGCCTCATACCGATGATACCGGATTATTGCGCTCTCCTACTCGATAGGAGGACTCTGCCTGGGGAGAGCAGAGAGTATGTAGAGGGTCAGCTCAGGGGTAGAGTAGTCAGGAGGGTCCTGAGGTGCTACACTGGGTATGAGGAGGAAGTTGAAGCGTGGTTCCCAGCTTGGATAAATGAAGGACCTCTAGTGAGCAGGCTGGCCTCGGAGCTAGGGGCTGATACCATGATCTGGAGGTTCGGGACAGATGGTTCTTATACGGCCGGCGAAGCTGGAATCGAGACTATAGGCTATGGGCCAGGGGATCAGGAAGCCGCTCACAGACCAGATGAGATGGTGAGGGTAGATGAAGTTGAGAGAGCCGCCAGGGGTTACGCTAAGATCGTCAATTCCTTCCCCCATGTATTTTAAATCTCTCCAGGTATATGGAGTGTGCTCCTCAAGGAGCTCGCTGAACTCGCGATGAGGATAGCTTCCACATCATCTAGAAGGGATAAGGTCTCCCTTGTCTCAGATCTGATAAGGAGGAGCGATCCTGAGGAGGCTTATAAGGCCTTACTCATCCTAACAGGCAGGATCTTCCCTCCATCGGATCCCAGGGAGCTGAACGTATCCTGGGCTACCTTGTGGAAGGTCGTCTCATCGCTCTCCGGAGCTGAGCCCACTGGAGTCGATGCCGGTGAGCTCGTCAAATCTATAGTTGAGCGGAGAGGCAAGAGGCAGACAGCGTTACTGGAGGAACCCCTGACCGTCGAGGAAGTCTATAAGATACTAGAAGCTATATCGGAGGCAGAAGGACCTGGATCTAAGGGGAGGAGAGAAGCACTGCTCAGTATACCATTCTCAAGGGCGGATCCATCCGAAGCCTGGCTCCTGGCTAATGCTATAGTCGGGGAGACGAGATTGGGGCTCAATGAGGGGCTCCTGATAGAATCCATAGCTCAGGCTTACGGCTTGAGGAAGGAGGATGTGGAGAGGGCTGTCATGGTACTGGGGGATCCTTATGAGATAGTAAGGAGGGGAGGGAAGCTGGAATTCGAGCCAGTTTTATTCAGGCCCCTTAAACCGATGCTAGCTCAATCATCGGATAGTTTAAGGAGCGCTATAGAGGAGCTGGGGAGGTGCGCCCTCGAGTACAAGCTGGACGGTGTCAGGGTTCAGGTGCATAAGAGAGGAGATGAGGTCAGGTTCTTCAGCAGGAGGATGAGCGATATAACGAAGAGCCTCCCAGATGTCTCGGATCAAGTTAGATACGGCGTCAGAGCTGGGGAAGCGATCCTAGAGGGCGAGCTAATAGCTGAGAGGGACGGGAGACCTCTGCCATTCCAGATCTTAATTAGGAGGTTCAAGAGGAGGCAATTGGATCCCAGGTTGATTGAGGAGATACCCTTGAAGCTTTACATCTTCGATTTGATTCTCCTGGATGGCTCCAGTTACCTCAGGAAGCCCTATTTTGAGAGGAGGGAGAAGCTGGAGGGCTTGATCGAGGATCCAGTATCCTTAGTGAGGTCCTTGATAACATCGGATCCCGATGAGGGCATGGACTTCATGGAGGAAGCTCTGAGGGAGGGACACGAAGGGGTGATCGCTAAGAAGCTGAACTCCCCTTACATACCTGGAGTCAGGGGGAGATACTGGCTGAAGGTGAAGGAGAAAAATTCCCTGGATCTGGTGATAGTCGCAGCTGAGAGAGGATATGGGAGGAGGCACCGTTGGTACAGCGATTACTATTTAGCTGCGAGGGATCCGGAGAGCGGCGAGTTCCTGATAGTTGGCAAGACATTCAAGGGGCTGACGGATGAGGAGTTCGAATGGATCACCCAGAGACTTGAGGAGCTATCGATAGGGAAGGAGGGGAAGCTCATTCGCGTGAGACCTAGTATAGTCGTGGAAGTGAGCTTCAATGAAATTCAGAGGAGCCCGAAGTATAAGAGCGGTTTCGCCCTTAGGTTCGCCCGTATAACTAGGATAAGGGATGATAAATCCCCTGAGGAGGCCGATACTATAGAGAGAGTTAGGGAGATCTATGAGAAGCAGATCAGGAAGTTTCAACTTTAAATTTTTAGGATCGCTAAATTAGTGTGTGAGGGATAACGAGCTCTACTTCATGAGGCTGGAGCTACCTGGGGAGCTCTCCGATCTGATAAAGAGGGGACTCCTATCAGAGGCCAGGGAGCTCCTAAGAGAGTTAATAAGGGGTGCTGAGGGAGATTACAGGAGGAGGCTCGAGTTCGAGCTAGATAGATTGAGGAGATGGGCTATACAGTATCCATATACGGAAATGGAAGCTTACGAAATTGCGAGCAAGAGGATAAGGGATCTCAGCCCGGGGGAATTTCGGGATCTCATATCATCGGGTTGCGTCGATCATATAATACTAGATGGTGACCTCAGGATCTACGAGAGGTTCCTCCCCAACATGATGTGGCTCTGCCCCAGCCTGAAGGATAGATCGCTCGAGCGGGAGGATGAGAGGAGGATAAGGGAGAGGGAGGAGCTATCTAGAAGGGCTAGGGAGGTCATGGAATCTAGGGCTTATCCCCTGATCTTCAGGTTCAGGGCCGAGCTCACTATAAGGGCTCTTCCGAGGGGGGAGAGGTTGAGGGTCTGGCTCCCGGTCCCGAGGGTGAGCGCGCTCCATCCGGAGGTTAGGGTGATCTCATACAGCAGGGAGCCCTACATCTCAGATGAGATGCACCCCCAGAGGACCGCTTACTTCGAGTTGACAAGCGGATCTGATGATAACGTCTGGATAGAATACGAAGCCGTTTGCGTTCCCCGGCGACCCATGGAGGAGATACCAGATGACCTGAGGGAGCTCGATGGGGAGCCTGAAGCCAGGCACAGGGAGGAGAGGATCCCCCATATAACTTTCTCGGGGGACCTGAAGCGTCTGGTCTCCTCACTCACTGAGGGGCTGGATGCGCTGGAGAGAGCCAGGAGGATATGGGATTGGGTTGTGGAGAACGTGAGGTATACTTATGTGCATGATTACGCCCTATTCGACAATATCAGTGAGTTCGCATTCACTAAGAGGAGGGGGGATTGCGGGGTCCAGGCCATACTCCTCATAACGATGCTCAGGCTGGCAGGTATCCCAGCTAGGTGGCAATCGGGTTGGTACGCGAATCCAGTGGATTGGGGCATGCATGACTGGGCCCAGTTCTACTTGGAGCCCTTCGGCTGGGTCTACGCTGATCCGAGCTTCGGCCACCCGACAGAGGATTGGAGGAAGGATTTCTACTTCGGTGGGATAGAGGGGTTCAGGCTCTCCTTCAACTCGGAGATAAGTTACCCTTTCGATCCCCCTAAGGAGAGCTTCAGATCGGATCCAGTGGACAGTCAAGTGGGAGAGGCTGAGTGGGATGGCGGGAACATTTACTACGATATGATGGACAGCAAGCTGCACCTCCTGGAAGTTAGGAGGGCCGATATTAAGTAGTGAGAGATAAATTTATTAGATTTCCACTAGATCCTTCAGATATCCTATCTGAAGCTATCGTTAATTGAGCTGATCCTTATAATGGAGGAGTTATCTTACAATAGGACCATCATAAAGAAGAGAGAGATTATATTCTGATCCCGAAGGGCGATAATATGAACTTGAGCGAGACGTAGAGGAAGACAAGTCCGAATAGTATTTTTATCACCCATGCGGGGACCCTAGCGACGAGCCTAGCCCCTATCTGAGCACCTACGGCCGTCCCTATCCCTAAGAGGAGGGCCGCTATCACATCCACGTAACCTTGGATGAGCTTGAAAGCTCCCGACACCAGGGCCATGGATATGAAGGATGCTAGGGATGTCCCTACAGCTATCTTAACTGGTGAACCGAGGAGGTATATGAATGAGGGGACTAGGGCATAACCTCCCCCCAGACCAACTATTCCGGTGAGGATACCTATCAGGAAGCCCAAGATCCCCTTCTTCTTTGAGCTCCCAGGTATCTCCTTTCCATCCTTAGCCCCTATCGATCTCCTGAGCCCCTCGTAAACCATCCTAACAGCTACATATAGGAAAGCCAACCCCAGTATGAAGCTGAGGATTGAGATATTCCCAGCTAATAAGATGAATATTAGGCTCCCTATGAATGCTCCTATTGCTCCGGATATCGCCACGACCTTAGCTGTCCCGTAGTCAACGTTCCCGATCCTTATGTGGCCTATAGCTCCCGAGGTAGCGGTTATTATGACGGCAGTTATAGTCGTCCCTATCGCTATGGGCAGCTTATATCCGAAGAGGAAAACGAGGGCGGGAAGCATTATGACGCAACCCCCTGTACCTAGCAGTCCCCCTATTATCCCTCCTAATAGGCCTACGATCAGCAGAACTAGTTCCTGCATCATGACCCACCCTCAGAGCCGCGATAATGTAAAAATTAAAAATTTTTAAAGTTACAGATCGTAACACAGCGAGAGCTCCGGAGCTCCCCCTCAATTTTTGAGATATAGAGGCATATGATGTTAAAAATATAAGAAAATTAGGATCGAGATTAAGATTTTTAAACTTGATATCTCACGAAATTCGTATGGTGCGATCCCGACCCCCGCGTGAACTCAAAGCTCAGCTCTCCCCTGATCGAACAAGACGATTAAATCCTCCAGTATCCCTTCAGAGCCCATGAAAGCTACTGGGATGCCGGCTATAAGAGTCGATGCGAGTAGGTGCCCTGGATACAGGTATTGCGAGATGTGGTGCTCATACAAGCATGAGGGTGTCTTCAGCTCATCCCTCTCGAGAGTGACTGTGGTCAGGGATGTGAGGATCGGACTCGACTATCCAGTTATCTGCAGGTTCTGTGAGCCGGCTCCCTGCATAAAGGCCTGTCCAACGGGCTCCATCCGGAGGAATGATATAGGAGCTATAGTTATTTTCGAGGAAACTTGCTCGAGTTGCGGCAATTGTATTAATAGCTGTCCATATAGGGCAATTAAGATTCACAAAACTAAGGGAGTCCCCATCGTCTGTGATCTCTGCGGTGGGGAGCCTGAATGCGTTAAAAGATGCCCTATGAACTCTCTGACATTCCGAAGGTTTGAGGTCAGGGCGCTCGAAATAACTGACCCCGCTTACATCTACGCCCTGAGAGAATTCGCGGAGCAGGCTGGGAGGTGGGGTTTGGATGTCGAGTAAGCTGTACGGATACGCTGGAAAGCTACTGAGGATAAATTTGACTGATGGAAGCGTCAAGGTGGAACCGCCGAGCAGGGAAGTGATAAGGGGCTTCATAGGGGGATGAACGTGAGGATGCTCTACAGCGAGGTGAGGGGAGCGGACCCCCTGAGCCCCATGAACAAGCTCTACATATCAACGGGTCCCCTGGCGGCACCGGCTTCCCCTTGGGTTCTAGACTCAACGTATCTGGGAAATCGCCTCAGACCGGGTTGATCGGAGATTCTAATGTGGGAGGGCATTTCTCCGCTGAGATGAAATACGCTGGCTACGATTCCATAATACTAGAGGGTAGGAGCGAGAGGCCCGTCTATATTTACACATCGGATGGCGAGGTGGAGCTCAGGGATGCGAGCGGCATATGGGGGAGGAGGATCTCGGATGCTTACAGTGAGATACTCAGGGAGCTTGGGGATTGGAGAGCTCAAATAGCTCTAATTGGGCCAGCAGCTGAGAAACTAGTTAGATACTCTGGGATCTTCTTCAACCTCTATAGGCCAGCTGCCAGGACCGGGATGGGAGCTCTAATGGCATCTAAGAAAGTGAAAGCGATCGCTGTCAGGGGAGATGGTTATGTGGAAGTAGCTAGACCGGCGGAATTCGAGAGGGTAGTGGATGAGATAGAGGAGGAAACCTATGCCCATCCGCAGTTCTGGCCCAGGAGGATAATGGGAACTTCTAGGATATTAATGGCAGCGAATAGGCTCGGTATACTTCCGGGAAATCACTTCAAGGAGCCGGTTTTAGATTACGCCTTCGAGGTGAGCGGGGAGTACCTCGCCCTTAAGTACAATGTTAAGAGTATGTCGTGCTTCTCCTGCATCGTCAACTGCAGCAGGTTCTTCTTAGTTAAGGATGGTGAGTACTCCGGCCTGATGGGAGAGGGCCCTGAGTACGAAGCTCTAGCTGGCATGACCGTGAGGATAGGGAATAGCGATTTGAACTCGGGATTGAAGGCCATATCCTTATTGAACGACCTAGGTATGGATGCGATATCGACAAGCGAAGTAATATCCTGGGCTATGGAGCTATATGAGAGTGGTGCCCTTAAGAAGGAGGAGATCGGGCTCGAGCTGAACTGGGGAATATGGATTCAGTGATGAAGCTCATAGAGATGATAGCTGGGAGGGAGGGCTTCGGCGATATCTTAGCTGATGGTGTTGCTAAAGCTTCTGAGAGGCTTGGGAAGGGAAGGGAGATCGCTATGCATGTCGAAGGTCTCGAGATGATTCGAGTAGATCCTAGAGGACTGAAGGGATATGGCTTGGGCTTCGCTGTAGCGAGCAGAGGGGCTGATCATCTGAGATCGGAGCCGTTCATAGAGTTGAGCGATGATCCCAAGATAGGCGAGGCTATGTTCGGGGAGGGGGAAGCCACTCTCAGGCTCGGGGTAAGGGGGAAGGGGAAATCAGTGGCTTACTATGAGAACATATGCGCTCTAGTCGATTCCCTAGAGGTATGCAAGAATTTGGCTGAGAACATGGACCTCTTAAATTATAAGAGAGTTGCTAAGCTGATGGGAGCCGTCACCGGCTTGGACTTCACGCCGGAGGAAGTCAGGGATATTGGGGAGAGGATAGTGAACTTGGAGAGGGCCTTCAATATAAGGGAGGGGGTGACTAGAGCTGATGATCGCTTGCCAAAGAGGTTCTTGGAGGAGAGGATAGCTAGAGGACCGTCAGCCGGGCATCTGATGGAGCTGGATAGGATGCTGGATGAGTACTACGAGGTCAGGGGATGGGATCGGGAGAGGGGGATCCTGAGCAGGGGGAAGTTGATGGAGCTCGGACTGGAGGATGTGATCCTCGATCTAGAGGCGAATGATATCAAAATACCTTAATTTCGGGCTCAAATCGATATTTAGACTTTCAATGCTCCGGCTCGAAGTAAGGATTAATTATATGGGGCTTCCCTCCCCCGTACCTCGATAGGAATTCCCTTATTTCCCCTATATCCTCCTCCCTGAGCCAGGGGTACCTCACAGTCCTGAATATAGTGTACGGAAGCCCTGAAGCTATCTCAACTGCTTCCATGAAGCTCTCGAGATCGAATTCCCTCCTTATAATCCTCTCATACATTTCCCTTCGGAGAGGAGGCGCTTTCACATCTAGAGCGAATCCATCGATATAATCGGCAATGATCTTCATTACTTTCGGTAGAGATCCATTAGTGTCGACTCTAATTGGCAAATCTCCTCTCCTGATCCTCAATATCTTTATCAGTTCGAGCAAGCTATCTCCGTGTATTGTAGGCTCACCACCGCTTATGATCAGCATATCTATCAAGGAGTTCCCCTCAAGCTCCCAGAGGAGCTCTTCTAGTGGGACCTCCTCGAATTTCCCCTCAACTAGCTCCCTGTTGTGACATGCTATGCAGTTGTAGTTGCAGTAGGGCAGGAATATTACCAAGGATACCCTTCCAGGATGGTCTATAACGGATGTTGTGACAGATGCTATCTTCGGGAGCATCATAAGTCCCTCGTGAACGCTATTATTTCCTCCTCCCCGATAATACCCCTAGTGACCCAGTCGGCTCTCCTGGAGTCCTGCCATATGTTCTCCTCACCATCATAGATCCCCCTGGAGGGATCCCTCCTCTTAACCCTCCTCGCTATCGGCCTGAAGTAACCGACGACCCTCGAGTATATCGTAGTATCATCGCTCCCGCACTTAGGGCACTCTAAATACTCCCCGATGAATTTCGCACCGCACTTATTACACCTAGTCAACGTTGGAGTTATTGTCATATACTTAACCGGGTAGTTGTTGAAAATTTTTCTCACTAGCTCTTTCTTGGTATCAGAGCTAACCTTCTGTCCCAGGAAGATGTGAAGGACCGATCCACCTGTAGCGTAATTCTGGGTGTGAGCTGAGACATAGACTAGCTTCGAGATAT from Candidatus Korarchaeum sp. includes:
- a CDS encoding aldo/keto reductase, translating into MKYERLGRTNIKVSKIGLGTWQFGSSYWGWGKELDEDGAIKIIRRAIELGINFIDTAEMYGNGRSEEIVGKALKGLDRDEVVLATKVFPYPWRLTPHQVVKALRGSMRRLGVSRIDLYQIHWPSPIFPLKGALRALEREVEEGRIGSIGVSNFSVKQLERARSYLSKVDIASNQVEYNLLKRGAEMDVIPYCLREGLSVIAYSPLAQGLLTGKYGPGRGPSNLKRRIFLALSYGKIDWDVVERLKERAEEMGLTPAQLAIAWVIRKEGVLAIPGAKSLEQLESNFSASKVNLDPSMEI
- a CDS encoding M20/M25/M40 family metallo-hydrolase yields the protein MSVIKFLSDLIREPSPPGEEGGVASIIKEEISRLGVDEVRIDHVGNVIARVERSGDLLILLDAHMDTAPAGDRGAWRRDPFSGEVVNGHVYGRGSVDTKGSLAAMVYSIPLLSERGPDLVYAFVVHEEDHEGFGVRHVINSMEKPDLVILGEPTSLNIARGHRGRAEVLVEFRGRAAHSSMPELGVNCLYELCEYLEELKGIEMPSHPLLGSASVSPVRVDVSPGLIPMIPDYCALLLDRRTLPGESREYVEGQLRGRVVRRVLRCYTGYEEEVEAWFPAWINEGPLVSRLASELGADTMIWRFGTDGSYTAGEAGIETIGYGPGDQEAAHRPDEMVRVDEVERAARGYAKIVNSFPHVF
- a CDS encoding transglutaminase-like domain-containing protein gives rise to the protein MRDNELYFMRLELPGELSDLIKRGLLSEARELLRELIRGAEGDYRRRLEFELDRLRRWAIQYPYTEMEAYEIASKRIRDLSPGEFRDLISSGCVDHIILDGDLRIYERFLPNMMWLCPSLKDRSLEREDERRIREREELSRRAREVMESRAYPLIFRFRAELTIRALPRGERLRVWLPVPRVSALHPEVRVISYSREPYISDEMHPQRTAYFELTSGSDDNVWIEYEAVCVPRRPMEEIPDDLRELDGEPEARHREERIPHITFSGDLKRLVSSLTEGLDALERARRIWDWVVENVRYTYVHDYALFDNISEFAFTKRRGDCGVQAILLITMLRLAGIPARWQSGWYANPVDWGMHDWAQFYLEPFGWVYADPSFGHPTEDWRKDFYFGGIEGFRLSFNSEISYPFDPPKESFRSDPVDSQVGEAEWDGGNIYYDMMDSKLHLLEVRRADIK
- a CDS encoding sulfite exporter TauE/SafE family protein → MMQELVLLIVGLLGGIIGGLLGTGGCVIMLPALVFLFGYKLPIAIGTTITAVIITATSGAIGHIRIGNVDYGTAKVVAISGAIGAFIGSLIFILLAGNISILSFILGLAFLYVAVRMVYEGLRRSIGAKDGKEIPGSSKKKGILGFLIGILTGIVGLGGGYALVPSFIYLLGSPVKIAVGTSLASFISMALVSGAFKLIQGYVDVIAALLLGIGTAVGAQIGARLVARVPAWVIKILFGLVFLYVSLKFILSPFGIRI
- a CDS encoding ATP-dependent DNA ligase — its product is MLLKELAELAMRIASTSSRRDKVSLVSDLIRRSDPEEAYKALLILTGRIFPPSDPRELNVSWATLWKVVSSLSGAEPTGVDAGELVKSIVERRGKRQTALLEEPLTVEEVYKILEAISEAEGPGSKGRREALLSIPFSRADPSEAWLLANAIVGETRLGLNEGLLIESIAQAYGLRKEDVERAVMVLGDPYEIVRRGGKLEFEPVLFRPLKPMLAQSSDSLRSAIEELGRCALEYKLDGVRVQVHKRGDEVRFFSRRMSDITKSLPDVSDQVRYGVRAGEAILEGELIAERDGRPLPFQILIRRFKRRQLDPRLIEEIPLKLYIFDLILLDGSSYLRKPYFERREKLEGLIEDPVSLVRSLITSDPDEGMDFMEEALREGHEGVIAKKLNSPYIPGVRGRYWLKVKEKNSLDLVIVAAERGYGRRHRWYSDYYLAARDPESGEFLIVGKTFKGLTDEEFEWITQRLEELSIGKEGKLIRVRPSIVVEVSFNEIQRSPKYKSGFALRFARITRIRDDKSPEEADTIERVREIYEKQIRKFQL
- a CDS encoding 4Fe-4S dicluster domain-containing protein, giving the protein MKATGMPAIRVDASRCPGYRYCEMWCSYKHEGVFSSSLSRVTVVRDVRIGLDYPVICRFCEPAPCIKACPTGSIRRNDIGAIVIFEETCSSCGNCINSCPYRAIKIHKTKGVPIVCDLCGGEPECVKRCPMNSLTFRRFEVRALEITDPAYIYALREFAEQAGRWGLDVE
- a CDS encoding DUF998 domain-containing protein; this encodes MKILAGIVSLSIALMTIALCWALNPWFDFWKDAFSDFGVEKARFPWLYNGGLILSSIFLMLYSIGIYEASSHKLEALSSGLLITASIFLALIGLFPGGTEPHNFVSTWFFLQSFFGFSVLGVAISLKGDRIRGLLISIPSALSPIVALAIDLTSGWPSAAVAEASGISVLSLSLFSSISHYLGRRKRPSSEAP
- a CDS encoding CoA-binding protein produces the protein MGIEDFMRSDNVVAVVGVSRNPEKWGYKLYKFFKGKYRKVYPINPAVEEIDGDKVYPNLRSLPEVPDVVDIVVPPNVAREIVKEAIEVGVRRIWFQPGSEDEEAIKMCEEAGIETVWGACLMESIIKGPPKMGAFFSPSSG
- a CDS encoding radical SAM protein: MLPKIASVTTSVIDHPGRVSLVIFLPYCNYNCIACHNRELVEGKFEEVPLEELLWELEGNSLIDMLIISGGEPTIHGDSLLELIKILRIRRGDLPIRVDTNGSLPKVMKIIADYIDGFALDVKAPPLRREMYERIIRREFDLESFMEAVEIASGLPYTIFRTVRYPWLREEDIGEIREFLSRYGGGKPHIINPYFEPEH